From Excalfactoria chinensis isolate bCotChi1 chromosome 4, bCotChi1.hap2, whole genome shotgun sequence, one genomic window encodes:
- the LOC140252003 gene encoding homeobox protein Nkx-6.1-like — MPPPAPPPPARPGQAFTIAALLGRSSPPPAPPPPPTPPLPPLPHWGAPPGPLCAACCGPPPAWAARLGATGFLLSKCCFPIFKTKAGKAKRVRTIFTSDQLARLEKEFARQQYMVGTERCLLASALHLTEEQVKVWFQNRRIKWRKQSLEQQQAKLAKMGLTTPQRSPDSQSHRGDEDKDCPMRAEDLQEDTGSTLGSGAAPSSAQTVAKCC, encoded by the exons ATGCCGCCCCCGGCCCCTCCGCCCCCCGCTCGGCCCGGCCAGGCCTTCACTATCGCAGCGCTGCTCGGACGCTCCTCTCCCCCTCCGGCACCGCCGCCACCACCGACCCCTCCGCTGCCGCCGTTGCCGCATTGGGGGGCACCTCCCGGGCCGCTGTGCGCTGCTTGCTGCGGACCCCCGCCCGCCTGGGCTGCTCGCCTCGGAGCCACAG GCTTCCTGCTCTCCAAATGCTGCTTCCCCATCTTTAAAACCAAGGCTGGCAAAGCCAAGCGGGTGCGCACCATCTTCACCAGTGACCAACTGGCACGGCTGGAGAAGGAGTTTGCCCGGCAGCAGTACATGGTGGGCACGGAGAGGTGCCTGCTTGCCTCTGCATTGCACCTCACCGAGGAGCAG GTGAAAGTCTGGTTCCAAAACCGAAGGATCaaatggagaaagcaaagcCTGGAACAGCAGCAAGCCAAGCTGGCCAAGATGGGCCTGACCACCCCACAGAGGAGCCCTGACTCCCAAAGCCACCGTGGTGATGAGGACAAGGACTGCCCAATGAGGGCTGAGGACCTCCAGGAGGACACGGGCTCAACCCTGGGCTCAGGGGCTGCACCTTCCTCTGCACAGACTGTGGCcaagtgctgctga
- the LOC140251983 gene encoding homeobox protein not2-like, with product MPPPKTPFYIDALLAEPQRPGPAAPGQPPHIPLPIPGPGAWSWGCRWGGGLELSHCTGADSLGPAVPWRSGGPCKMKRVRTVFKPEQLERLEQEFLKQQYMVGTERVDLAATLRLTETQVKVWFQNRRIKWRKQSMEQKKAKLSQFGVIEPTSAGPTDAKEHEEDTVDVEL from the exons ATGCCTCCCCCAAAGACCCCCTTCTACATCGACGCTCTCCTCGCCGAACCCCAgcggcccggccccgcagcccccggccAGCCGCCCCATATCCCTCTCCCCATACCGGGACCGGGAgcctggagctggggctgccgTTGGGGAGGAG GTCTGGAGTTGTCTCACTGCACAGGGGCTGACTCATTGGGCCCTGCTGTGCCATGGAGGTCCGGAGGGCCCTGCAAAATGAAGAGGGTCCGCACAGTCTTCAAACCAGAGCAGCTGGAGAGGCTGGAGCAAGAGTTCCTCAAGCAGCAATACATGGTGGGCACAGAGCGAGTGGACCTGGCTGCAACATTGCGTCTCACAGAGACCCAG GTGAAAGTCTGGTTCCAGAACCGGAGGATCAAGTGGAGGAAGCAGAgcatggagcagaagaaagcaaagctgtcaCAGTTTGGGGTGATAGAACCCACCTCTGCTGGCCCCACGGATGCCAAGGAGCATGAAGAGGACACAGTGGATGTTGAGCTTTGA